Proteins encoded within one genomic window of Polynucleobacter duraquae:
- a CDS encoding 23S rRNA (adenine(2030)-N(6))-methyltransferase RlmJ, whose translation MFSYRHAFHAGSHADILKHLVMIHLVEYLQEKPGALTIVDTHAGAGIYSLIDGFATVSKEADQGIYRLAQFAESNAVSPGIANYLECIRSENAANEINVYPGSPFILAHLLRTQDRLKLFELHPKEIDILRHNISQLKQSKQVDIYAEDSFARLKGLMPPPSRRGLVLIDPSYEDKQDYRYLETAIEEALHRFVTGCYAIWYPCLSRRESASLPDHMKKIAAAHKRSWLQVELRVENAPKEPRLQASGMFILNPPWTLEKQLSESLPILVKALGQDGGASFLLKSFEA comes from the coding sequence ATGTTTAGTTATCGTCATGCTTTTCATGCGGGCAGTCATGCCGATATTCTGAAGCATTTGGTGATGATTCATTTAGTTGAATATCTACAAGAAAAGCCTGGCGCTTTGACTATTGTCGATACGCATGCTGGTGCTGGCATCTATAGTCTGATTGATGGCTTTGCCACCGTCAGCAAAGAGGCTGATCAAGGCATTTATCGCTTGGCTCAATTTGCAGAGAGTAATGCCGTAAGTCCAGGCATCGCCAACTACCTTGAATGCATTCGTTCTGAGAATGCTGCTAATGAGATTAACGTCTATCCTGGCTCTCCATTTATCTTGGCGCATTTACTGAGAACACAAGATCGTCTCAAGCTCTTTGAGTTACATCCCAAAGAGATTGATATCTTGCGCCACAATATCAGCCAGCTTAAGCAATCAAAGCAAGTCGACATTTATGCAGAAGATAGCTTTGCAAGACTGAAAGGCTTAATGCCGCCACCTAGTAGGCGTGGCCTAGTATTGATTGACCCATCTTATGAAGATAAGCAGGACTATCGCTATCTCGAAACTGCGATCGAAGAGGCTTTGCATCGCTTTGTTACCGGTTGCTACGCGATTTGGTACCCCTGCCTCTCTAGAAGAGAATCCGCTTCCCTACCGGATCACATGAAAAAGATTGCGGCAGCCCATAAACGCTCTTGGTTACAAGTTGAGCTTCGGGTTGAGAATGCTCCCAAAGAGCCTCGTCTGCAGGCTAGTGGGATGTTCATCCTTAATCCGCCATGGACTCTAGAAAAGCAGCTATCTGAAAGCTTACCCATTCTGGTTAAGGCGCTGGGACAAGATGGCGGCGCTTCATTTTTGTTAAAGAGTTTTGAGGCCTGA
- a CDS encoding phosphate-starvation-inducible protein PsiE produces the protein MKIYEWITAAEKGILILIAFFTIFSVGIEMYNVLLNGKITLTDLLLMFIYAEVLGMVAAFYKYNKIPITIPIFIAITALCRLIILQGKGISTIDLIYESGAVLLLALSAIIIKKAMSTSDSEA, from the coding sequence ATGAAAATTTACGAATGGATTACAGCAGCCGAAAAAGGAATTTTGATTCTCATTGCATTCTTTACTATTTTTAGTGTCGGCATAGAGATGTATAACGTTCTTCTCAATGGAAAAATTACCTTAACTGATCTGTTGCTCATGTTCATTTATGCCGAGGTGCTAGGCATGGTGGCAGCCTTTTACAAGTACAACAAGATCCCAATTACCATCCCCATCTTTATTGCTATTACAGCACTTTGTAGGCTGATTATTTTGCAGGGTAAGGGAATTAGTACGATTGACTTGATATATGAGAGTGGGGCGGTATTGTTGTTAGCTCTCTCAGCGATCATCATCAAAAAAGCTATGAGCACTTCGGATTCAGAGGCATAA
- a CDS encoding cobalamin B12-binding domain-containing protein: MNLSRLQSIAESKKRSSQDDSKLNQNSPANKPNSIWEDCLVANEPFKETFKGNETPHPLEKACTEEEYLQSLVKTIENNILPLIVERHLETSISSVLKASPVDLITQQSITELTQLVLQEDARTSVKYVKEIHASGVSLENIYLLLLTPVARKLGEMWDEDQSSFTDVTIALWRIKQLMYDLSPIFQQYAEQNKTGSSIMLVPLPGSQHNLGLFMVSEFFAKAGWRIWGELAATQEDIVSMAQTEWFDVIGLSASLREQFPQLKDLIQEIKLKSKNPRVGVIVGSPVFNQYPELVDELGADMVGFDAADALEKATYYVERLR; the protein is encoded by the coding sequence ATGAATTTATCCAGACTACAGAGCATCGCTGAATCTAAAAAGAGATCTAGCCAAGACGACTCCAAACTTAATCAAAATTCCCCCGCAAACAAGCCCAATAGTATTTGGGAGGATTGTCTGGTTGCAAATGAACCTTTTAAGGAAACATTTAAGGGAAACGAGACTCCGCATCCATTAGAAAAAGCCTGTACGGAAGAGGAATATCTTCAGTCGCTAGTTAAGACGATTGAAAATAATATATTGCCTTTAATCGTTGAGAGGCATCTCGAAACATCGATTTCCTCAGTTTTAAAGGCTTCTCCAGTCGACCTCATTACGCAACAATCGATTACTGAGTTAACGCAATTGGTATTGCAAGAGGATGCGAGAACCTCTGTTAAGTACGTTAAAGAAATTCATGCCTCTGGCGTCAGTCTCGAAAATATTTATCTGCTCTTATTGACCCCTGTTGCCAGAAAACTAGGTGAAATGTGGGATGAGGATCAGTCAAGCTTTACCGATGTCACGATTGCACTGTGGCGTATTAAGCAGCTTATGTATGACTTAAGCCCTATCTTTCAGCAGTATGCAGAGCAAAATAAAACTGGGTCTAGCATCATGCTCGTTCCTTTGCCAGGCTCACAACATAACTTAGGCCTATTTATGGTTTCTGAGTTCTTCGCTAAAGCTGGCTGGAGAATCTGGGGTGAGTTGGCTGCTACACAAGAGGATATTGTTTCCATGGCGCAGACAGAGTGGTTTGACGTCATTGGCCTATCCGCAAGCCTTCGAGAGCAGTTCCCACAATTAAAAGACTTGATTCAAGAGATCAAACTCAAATCAAAAAACCCGCGTGTTGGTGTGATTGTTGGTAGCCCTGTTTTCAATCAATATCCTGAGTTAGTAGATGAATTGGGTGCTGATATGGTTGGATTTGATGCAGCAGATGCCTTAGAAAAGGCAACTTACTATGTTGAGCGTTTGCGCTAA
- a CDS encoding Coenzyme F420 hydrogenase/dehydrogenase, beta subunit C-terminal domain — protein MLFHDLDKALVGQDLIQDLPYRDLCTDCGVSRTSAPKRCATACQFIQPDYPKYELSVHGRERKLENSDEVFFGAYLHMFRARLINPLPGAQWTGIISRLCEVLLEKGEVDAVITMRSDPDDRWKPSPMIVTKAEDMAECRGMKMGYAPIIQYLEQARELGYKKVAMVGIPCQVYAARALEKELGFEKLLIIGSPCSDNTTTENFHQFLGLLSPNPEDITYLEFRADYHVELRFKNGEVQEIPFLKLPLSTLPADFFPTTCKTCVDYVNSLSDITVGYMAGTGEQWIIIRNPKGQELVNLLSKELSLEPVSSAGNRLGPVKGFMKNVELAAGGLPLQRMPNFMRSIFAWVMPRFGPRGLEFAKARVEMKAIESVIHLRSIAPHKIKNMVPKATWVLLEKYEIRPSNDEIKGSREST, from the coding sequence GTGTTGTTTCACGATTTGGATAAAGCATTGGTAGGGCAGGATTTAATTCAAGACCTTCCATATCGGGACTTATGTACTGATTGTGGTGTGTCACGTACATCAGCTCCCAAGCGCTGCGCTACTGCTTGCCAATTTATTCAGCCGGATTATCCAAAATACGAACTATCAGTTCATGGTAGAGAGCGTAAGCTAGAAAACTCGGATGAAGTATTTTTTGGAGCCTATCTTCACATGTTTAGGGCTCGATTAATCAATCCATTGCCTGGTGCGCAATGGACAGGAATTATCAGCAGATTATGTGAAGTGCTACTTGAGAAAGGGGAGGTAGACGCTGTTATTACCATGCGCTCTGATCCCGATGATCGCTGGAAGCCTAGCCCAATGATCGTTACTAAAGCAGAGGATATGGCCGAGTGCCGGGGAATGAAGATGGGTTATGCACCCATTATTCAGTATCTTGAGCAAGCAAGAGAGCTAGGATATAAAAAAGTAGCGATGGTGGGAATACCTTGCCAAGTCTATGCTGCAAGAGCATTAGAAAAAGAGCTTGGATTTGAGAAGTTACTCATCATTGGATCTCCTTGCTCAGACAACACCACAACCGAAAATTTTCATCAGTTTTTAGGCTTGCTGAGTCCCAATCCCGAAGATATAACGTATTTAGAATTTAGAGCCGATTACCATGTTGAATTGAGATTTAAAAATGGTGAAGTGCAAGAGATCCCCTTTTTAAAGTTACCTCTCAGCACTTTGCCCGCAGATTTTTTCCCAACGACTTGTAAAACCTGCGTTGATTACGTCAACTCCCTATCGGATATCACGGTGGGGTATATGGCAGGGACAGGGGAGCAATGGATTATTATTCGCAACCCAAAAGGTCAAGAGCTTGTAAACCTCCTTTCTAAGGAGTTATCGCTTGAGCCGGTGAGTTCCGCCGGTAATCGTTTAGGCCCCGTTAAAGGCTTTATGAAAAATGTGGAGCTTGCTGCAGGTGGCTTGCCATTGCAGCGAATGCCCAACTTCATGCGCAGTATTTTTGCCTGGGTAATGCCGAGATTTGGGCCTCGCGGGCTAGAGTTTGCTAAAGCGAGGGTAGAGATGAAGGCAATCGAATCGGTGATTCATTTACGCAGTATTGCACCGCACAAAATAAAAAATATGGTGCCTAAAGCCACCTGGGTTTTGCTTGAAAAATATGAAATACGGCCTTCTAATGATGAAATAAAGGGGTCTAGGGAAAGTACTTAA
- the dxs gene encoding 1-deoxy-D-xylulose-5-phosphate synthase, giving the protein MLKVTNLLETITSPADLRAYESNQLPQIAQELRSFILNSVSSTGGHLSSNLGTVELAIALHYVFDTPHDRMIWDVGHQSYAHKVLTGRREGMSTLRQYGGISGFPKRSESEYDAFGTAHSSTSISAALGMAVAAKTKNEKRSVVAIIGDGAMSAGMAFEAMNNAGVNKKVPLIVILNDNEMSISPAVGALNRYLVKLISGSMYAATKRGIDKVLSVAPPIREFAKRLEGHAKGMVGPATIFEEFGFDYYGPIDGHNLDVLIPTLENIKHLAQTEGPQFLHIITKKGKGYSRAEEDPILYHGPGKFDASIGIQAGKASKKTFTQVFGEWLCDMGVADERLIAITPAMREGSGLNEFEARFPDRYYDVGIAEQHAVTFAAGIACEGLKPVVAIYSTFLQRGYDQLIHDVTLQNLPIVFAIDRAGIVGADGATHAGAFDIAFLRCLPNLVLMTPSNEQECRAMLSTAFRYDGPAAVRYPRGSGVGTPLESSLDTLPIGKGRIVRAINNEAPPKKKIAFICFGPILYSALAVAEEINATVVDMRFVKPLDEELLLTIARSHDGLVLIEDSAIQGGAGSACLEVLSNKNIQIETLQLGLPDEYVEHGDVNLLLDHYGLSAQKIQQSVVSRFG; this is encoded by the coding sequence ATGTTAAAAGTCACTAATCTTCTCGAGACGATTACTAGCCCTGCTGACTTGAGGGCTTATGAATCTAATCAGCTCCCTCAAATAGCCCAAGAATTACGCAGCTTTATTCTCAACTCAGTCTCTAGTACTGGGGGACATTTATCCTCCAATCTAGGAACTGTAGAGCTGGCTATTGCCCTACATTACGTATTTGATACCCCCCATGACCGAATGATTTGGGACGTAGGCCATCAAAGTTATGCTCATAAAGTACTGACGGGGCGACGTGAGGGAATGTCCACTCTGCGTCAATATGGCGGCATTTCAGGATTTCCAAAGCGAAGCGAAAGTGAATACGACGCTTTTGGTACCGCACATTCTTCAACAAGTATTTCGGCTGCTTTAGGGATGGCAGTAGCAGCAAAGACTAAAAATGAAAAACGCAGCGTAGTTGCCATAATTGGTGATGGCGCTATGAGTGCTGGCATGGCATTCGAAGCCATGAATAATGCTGGCGTAAATAAAAAGGTGCCTTTGATAGTGATACTCAATGACAACGAGATGTCGATTTCACCGGCAGTTGGTGCGCTCAATCGCTATTTAGTCAAACTCATATCGGGCTCGATGTATGCCGCGACCAAACGAGGTATCGATAAGGTCTTATCTGTTGCTCCGCCAATACGCGAGTTCGCAAAAAGGCTTGAGGGTCATGCGAAGGGAATGGTTGGCCCAGCTACGATTTTTGAAGAGTTTGGATTCGATTACTATGGCCCGATTGATGGACATAATTTAGATGTATTAATTCCTACTCTAGAAAACATCAAACACCTTGCTCAAACTGAGGGTCCCCAGTTTCTGCACATTATTACGAAAAAAGGTAAGGGCTATTCTCGGGCAGAAGAGGATCCCATTCTTTATCACGGTCCAGGTAAATTTGATGCGAGCATCGGAATTCAAGCCGGCAAAGCCAGCAAGAAAACCTTTACCCAAGTATTTGGTGAATGGTTGTGCGACATGGGGGTTGCGGATGAGCGACTAATTGCGATTACGCCAGCCATGCGTGAGGGCTCCGGATTAAACGAGTTTGAAGCTCGCTTCCCAGATCGCTACTATGACGTTGGAATTGCAGAGCAGCATGCCGTTACCTTTGCCGCTGGAATTGCCTGTGAGGGCTTAAAGCCAGTGGTTGCGATTTACTCTACCTTTTTACAACGTGGCTACGATCAGCTGATTCACGATGTCACCTTGCAGAATCTCCCGATTGTTTTCGCGATTGATCGTGCTGGTATCGTGGGTGCGGATGGGGCAACGCATGCTGGTGCATTTGACATTGCCTTCTTACGTTGCCTGCCTAATTTGGTATTGATGACCCCATCGAATGAGCAAGAATGCCGCGCTATGTTGAGCACTGCTTTTAGATATGATGGCCCGGCAGCTGTCCGCTACCCGCGCGGTTCTGGTGTAGGAACCCCACTTGAGTCTTCATTAGATACGCTGCCGATTGGTAAGGGCCGAATAGTGCGCGCCATAAATAATGAAGCACCACCAAAGAAAAAAATTGCTTTTATCTGCTTTGGGCCCATTTTATATAGTGCATTAGCTGTAGCGGAAGAAATCAATGCGACTGTAGTAGATATGCGCTTTGTTAAGCCACTCGATGAAGAGTTGCTATTGACTATTGCCCGCTCTCACGACGGGCTTGTATTGATTGAAGATAGCGCAATTCAGGGTGGTGCTGGAAGTGCTTGCCTTGAGGTGCTATCTAACAAAAATATACAAATTGAGACTCTCCAACTTGGATTGCCGGATGAGTATGTAGAGCATGGCGATGTCAATTTACTCTTAGATCATTACGGACTCTCTGCTCAGAAGATACAGCAGAGTGTTGTTTCACGATTTGGATAA